From a region of the Chitinophaga caseinilytica genome:
- the ruvA gene encoding Holliday junction branch migration protein RuvA, giving the protein MIAYLNGKLAFKSPAMVHLDVNGVGYEVQISLHTWTQITGMESCKLLTYVHIKEDAHTMYGFFSDVERTVFLQLISVSGVGAGTARMMLSSLTPEDVQRAIVMENEKMLEGVKGIGNKTAKRIILELKDKMKKHREETVYLSAQTHNTIEDDALNALVTLGIARNMAEQAVRKVLKAEPQLHELEVLIKKSLKNL; this is encoded by the coding sequence ATGATAGCATACCTGAACGGCAAACTTGCCTTCAAATCTCCTGCCATGGTGCATTTGGACGTAAATGGAGTAGGTTACGAGGTCCAGATCAGCCTCCATACCTGGACCCAGATCACGGGAATGGAATCCTGTAAACTCCTCACTTACGTACATATCAAGGAGGATGCCCACACGATGTACGGATTTTTTTCCGACGTGGAAAGGACAGTTTTCCTCCAACTTATCAGTGTTTCCGGCGTGGGAGCCGGCACGGCGAGGATGATGTTGAGTTCGTTGACCCCGGAAGACGTGCAGCGGGCCATTGTGATGGAAAACGAGAAGATGCTGGAGGGCGTGAAAGGCATCGGGAACAAGACCGCTAAACGCATTATCCTGGAACTCAAAGACAAAATGAAAAAACACAGGGAGGAAACCGTATATTTATCTGCCCAAACCCACAATACGATTGAGGATGACGCGTTAAATGCTCTGGTAACGCTGGGAATTGCCAGAAACATGGCTGAGCAGGCAGTACGGAAAGTACTGAAAGCTGAGCCACAATTGCATGAATTGGAGGTACTTATAAAGAAATCCCTCAAAAATTTATAA
- a CDS encoding beta-ketoacyl-ACP synthase III: MSKITAAITAVGGYVPDYVLTNQELEKLVETTDEWIMTRTGIKERRILKGEGKGTSELCVPVALEICKKRGITPEDIDLLIVATVTPDMVFPATANVVTDKIGAKNAFGFDISAACSGFLYALDTGAKFIESGKYKKVMVIGADKMSSIIDYTDRTTCIIFGDGAGGVLLEPNTEGFGLVDSVLKSDGHGREFLNMKAGGSNYPASAETVANRQHYVFQEGKTVFKYAVANMADAARTVMDRNQLTAADVAWLVPHQANLRIISATADHMGLPKEKTMINIHRFGNTTAGTIPLCLWEWEPQLKKGDNLILAAFGGGFTWGASYVKWAYDGKKA; the protein is encoded by the coding sequence ATGAGTAAAATAACAGCCGCCATCACGGCGGTGGGTGGGTATGTTCCCGACTATGTACTGACTAACCAGGAGTTGGAAAAACTCGTTGAAACGACAGACGAATGGATCATGACCCGTACCGGCATTAAGGAACGGAGGATACTGAAGGGGGAAGGAAAAGGCACCTCGGAACTCTGCGTGCCTGTTGCGCTCGAAATCTGCAAGAAAAGAGGCATCACCCCGGAAGACATCGACCTGCTCATCGTAGCCACCGTTACGCCGGACATGGTGTTCCCCGCCACTGCCAACGTTGTTACGGATAAGATCGGCGCCAAAAACGCTTTCGGTTTCGACATCAGCGCCGCCTGCTCGGGCTTCCTTTATGCGCTCGACACCGGCGCCAAATTCATCGAAAGCGGTAAATACAAAAAAGTAATGGTCATCGGGGCAGATAAAATGTCCTCCATCATCGATTATACCGACCGCACCACCTGCATCATCTTCGGAGACGGCGCCGGTGGCGTGCTCCTCGAGCCCAACACCGAAGGTTTCGGACTGGTCGACTCCGTCCTCAAATCAGACGGGCATGGCCGCGAATTCCTCAACATGAAGGCCGGCGGCTCCAATTACCCCGCCTCCGCCGAAACCGTGGCCAACCGCCAGCACTACGTATTCCAGGAAGGCAAAACCGTCTTCAAATACGCCGTGGCCAACATGGCAGACGCCGCCCGCACCGTAATGGACCGTAACCAGCTCACCGCAGCCGATGTAGCATGGCTCGTTCCCCACCAGGCCAACCTGCGCATCATCTCCGCAACGGCAGACCATATGGGCCTCCCCAAGGAGAAAACCATGATCAACATCCACCGCTTCGGCAACACCACCGCCGGCACCATCCCCCTCTGCCTCTGGGAATGGGAACCCCAACTCAAAAAAGGCGACAACCTCATCCTCGCAGCTTTCGGCGGCGGGTTCACCTGGGGCGCCAGCTACGTGAAATGGGCGTACGATGGCAAAAAAGCTTAA
- a CDS encoding NUDIX hydrolase, translating into MSLASFYANAPRHLVAVDCIIFGFEDGKLKLLIIQRKVDPLAGAFSLVGGFVQENESTDHAAIRVLRQTTGIRDIFMDQLRAYGDAGRDAGARVISLAYYALIRISEHDKLLAQQHGAHWLSLHQIPELIFDHNEMLRDALERLRDRAKFHPLGFELLPEKFSLPQLRNLYEEIYQRPLDKRNFRKKILAMDILEKLDEKDKSTSKKGAHLYRFDRKKYDALTQHGFVFEI; encoded by the coding sequence ATGAGCCTTGCATCGTTTTACGCCAATGCGCCGCGCCACCTGGTGGCGGTGGATTGTATCATTTTCGGGTTTGAAGACGGGAAACTGAAACTGTTGATCATCCAGCGGAAAGTGGACCCGCTCGCCGGGGCGTTTTCGCTGGTGGGGGGCTTCGTCCAGGAAAATGAAAGTACGGACCATGCGGCCATTCGCGTGTTGCGGCAAACGACCGGCATCCGCGACATCTTCATGGACCAGCTCCGCGCCTACGGCGATGCCGGCCGCGATGCCGGCGCCCGCGTGATCTCGCTCGCCTATTACGCCCTCATCCGCATCAGCGAGCACGATAAGCTCCTGGCGCAGCAGCATGGTGCGCATTGGCTCAGCCTTCATCAAATCCCCGAACTTATTTTCGACCATAACGAAATGCTCCGCGATGCCCTGGAGCGCCTGCGCGACCGGGCCAAATTCCACCCCCTCGGCTTCGAGCTGCTTCCGGAGAAATTTTCCCTGCCCCAATTGAGAAATTTGTACGAAGAAATTTATCAACGGCCGTTAGATAAACGTAACTTTAGGAAGAAAATCCTGGCGATGGACATTCTTGAAAAACTGGACGAGAAAGACAAAAGCACTTCCAAGAAAGGGGCGCATCTGTACCGGTTCGACAGGAAAAAGTACGATGCGTTGACCCAGCATGGATTCGTGTTCGAGATTTAG
- a CDS encoding DinB family protein, with protein sequence MKDLLVQLAGHNAWANGRLMKVMAALPDEQLDRDMGSSFPTLRKTVLHVWNAESVWYQRLLLASPVVPPAAGFSGGMEELAGLFVRQSEALHAFVSGASDAKLAHTVEFNSPAKGVCKTPVTRILMQAFTHSAFHRGQLVTMLRQQGVPRIPSTDFIEYTGWKK encoded by the coding sequence ATGAAGGATCTCCTGGTACAACTGGCCGGGCATAACGCCTGGGCCAACGGCCGGCTGATGAAGGTGATGGCGGCATTGCCCGACGAGCAGCTGGACCGCGACATGGGCAGCAGTTTCCCGACATTGCGGAAAACGGTGTTGCATGTCTGGAATGCGGAAAGCGTCTGGTACCAGCGGTTGCTGCTGGCGAGCCCGGTAGTGCCTCCGGCTGCGGGTTTCAGCGGCGGGATGGAGGAGCTGGCCGGGTTGTTCGTAAGGCAGAGCGAGGCGCTGCATGCGTTCGTGTCGGGCGCATCCGACGCGAAGCTGGCCCATACGGTGGAATTCAACAGTCCGGCGAAAGGCGTTTGCAAGACGCCGGTGACGCGGATATTGATGCAGGCGTTCACGCACAGCGCGTTCCATCGCGGGCAGCTGGTGACGATGTTGCGCCAGCAGGGGGTACCGCGGATACCGTCCACCGATTTCATCGAATATACAGGATGGAAAAAATAA
- a CDS encoding aminotransferase class I/II-fold pyridoxal phosphate-dependent enzyme: MNPSPLTGFSSVCIHAGHEQDPRYAHLTPIYASSTYVYDSAEQGMRRFSGQEDGFIYSRWDSPNFREAEAKIAALEAFGLTGPDGNPLVLKAKLHASGMGALSTLFLAHLKSGDKILSHYSLYGGTDELFRKILPPLGIEAIIMDLRDLNAAEDILKKDPAIKMMYLETPANPTLRCVDLEALTGLAKAKNVITAVDNTFATPYLQQPFAYGVDYVFHSTTKFLNGHGTAIGGVLIGRDVELMNGPVEKVHRLLGANSNPFDAFMLTQGIKTLEVRMERHCHNAMEVAGFLDGHPAIATVNYLGLADHPDFMIASRQMKHAGAMLSFELKGGLDAGKRFIDKLKMCLRAVSLGTTDTLICHPASMTHYSVPKELREKYDITDGLIRMSTGIESVTDILTDLDQALA; the protein is encoded by the coding sequence ATGAACCCTTCACCACTTACGGGCTTCAGTTCCGTCTGCATCCACGCCGGCCACGAGCAGGACCCCAGGTACGCCCATCTCACGCCGATCTACGCTTCCTCCACCTACGTGTACGACTCCGCCGAACAAGGCATGCGCCGTTTCAGCGGGCAGGAAGACGGATTCATCTATTCCCGCTGGGATTCTCCCAATTTCCGGGAAGCGGAAGCCAAGATCGCCGCGCTCGAAGCTTTCGGGCTCACGGGGCCAGACGGCAACCCGCTCGTTCTCAAGGCGAAACTGCACGCCTCCGGCATGGGCGCCCTTTCCACGCTCTTCCTCGCCCATCTCAAATCGGGCGATAAAATATTGTCGCACTATTCGCTCTACGGCGGCACCGACGAGCTGTTCCGCAAGATCCTCCCGCCGCTGGGCATCGAAGCCATCATCATGGACCTCCGCGACCTGAACGCCGCGGAAGACATCCTGAAAAAGGACCCCGCCATCAAAATGATGTACCTCGAAACGCCCGCCAATCCCACACTTCGCTGCGTAGACCTCGAAGCTTTGACCGGCCTGGCGAAAGCGAAAAACGTCATCACGGCGGTAGATAATACCTTCGCCACGCCGTACCTCCAGCAGCCCTTCGCCTATGGCGTCGATTACGTTTTCCATTCCACCACCAAATTCCTCAACGGTCATGGCACCGCGATCGGCGGCGTGCTGATCGGGCGCGATGTGGAGCTCATGAACGGCCCGGTGGAAAAGGTGCATCGCCTCCTCGGCGCCAACTCCAACCCGTTCGACGCATTCATGCTCACGCAGGGCATCAAAACGCTGGAAGTGCGCATGGAACGGCATTGCCACAACGCGATGGAAGTGGCGGGCTTCCTCGACGGGCACCCCGCCATCGCCACCGTGAATTATCTCGGCCTCGCCGATCACCCCGATTTCATGATCGCATCCCGACAGATGAAACACGCCGGCGCCATGTTGAGCTTTGAGCTGAAAGGCGGACTGGACGCGGGCAAACGATTTATCGACAAGCTGAAAATGTGCCTCCGCGCCGTGAGCCTCGGCACCACCGACACGCTCATCTGCCACCCGGCTTCCATGACCCATTACAGCGTACCGAAAGAATTGCGCGAGAAATACGACATCACCGACGGGCTCATCCGCATGAGCACCGGCATCGAATCCGTGACGGATATCCTCACCGATCTCGACCAGGCCCTCGCCTAA